A stretch of DNA from Serinibacter arcticus:
GAAGTCCAGCCCGACCGACGCCACCGACACCGTGCCGGCGAGCGCGAGCACGGCCGTGCGCAGCGCCACGAGCGCCGTCGCGTCGTTGAGCAGGGACTCGCCCTCGAGGATCGTGACGATCCGACGTGGCAGACCGATGCGACGCGCGACGGCGGTGGCCGCGACCGCGTCGGGCGGCGAGACCACGGCCCCGAACGCGAGCGCCGCGGCGAGCGGGATCGGCAGCAGCCACCAGGTCAGCAGCCCGACGGTGAGCATCGTGAACAGGACGAGCCCGACGGCGAGAAGTCCGATCGGCCGGATGTTCGCCCGGATGTCCACGAGCGAGGTGCGGATCGCGGCCGCGTACAGCAGCGGCGGCAGGAACCCGAGGAGGACGAGCTCCGGGGTCAGCTCGATCGTCGGGATGGCCGGGACGAACGAGGCGATCGTACCGACGACGACGAGCACGAGCGGCGCCGGGAAGCCGAGCCGACGGCACAGACTCGTGACGGCCAGGACCGTCGCCCCCAGCGCGAGAATGATGATCGCGATCTCCATGCGGAGAGTGTGAGGGCTGGGGGCGACGCCGACAAACGTCCTAGCCCGGGAAGACCACCACCGGCACCGGCGAGTGCCGCATGATCTTCGCCGCCGTCGAGCCGAGGAAGACCCGCCGGATGACCCCGCCGCCGTGCGAGCCCATGGCGAGCAGGTCGCCCGGCTCCCAGTCCACGGCGTCGACGGCGGAGCGCCAGTCCGGTCCCGCGGCCACCGCCACGTCCTCGTTCGGGTCGAGCCCGGCTGCCGGGGCGCAGGCCCGCAGCGCCCCGAGCGCCTCGTCGCTCCACGCCGCGAAGACCTCGTCCTCGGCTTCGAGCCCGACCTCCGGCGGGTACATCCCGTCGGTGTAGCGGCCGAACGTCACCGCCTCCACCGCGAGCCCGGACGCCCGCCCGAAGGTGGCGATCTCGGTGAGCAGCTCGGGCTCGTCGGCCTCGGACCACGCCGCCACGAGCCGCCGCAGCGGCACCGTGCGGTAGCCGCGCGGCGCGACCACGACCGGGACGGTCGAGGAGTGGGCGATCTTGTTCGCCGTCGCCCCCAGCGTCACCTGGCCGAGCGCACCGTCCTGGCCCGAGCCGAGGACCACCACGCAGGGTTCGAGGTTCTCGACGGCGTCGAGGATCGCCCCCGCGATCGAGCGGGACTCCACGTGGTGGGTGCGCACGGCGACGCCGGGCGCGAGGGTCGCGAGCTCGGCCACGCCGGTGCGGGTGGCCTCGTCGGCGCTCTCGGCCGCCCACTGCCGGAACTCGGCGTCGCCGTTGCCCGGCGAGGCGTGCCAGGTGCGCACGACCACGTGCACGAGCTCGACGTCCTCGCCGCGCGCCTGTGCGAGCACGGCGCCGAACGCCAGGGCCGAGCGCCCGCCCTTCTCCGGCGAGTACGCGATGAGCACGGTCATCTCAGTGCCCCTTCCCGTCGAGCTCGCTGTCGAAGCCGTCCTCCTCGGAGGCGAGCGTGCCCGCGCCCTCGATCAGGGTGCCGTCGGCGGCCAGCAGCGTGTTGAGGCGGGAGTGCTTGCGGCCCCACAGGAAGTAGAACGCCAGCACGACCGACAGCCACGCGAGGAACCACAGGTACGTGTACCAGTGCAGCCCGGACAGGATGTAGACGCACGCGATGATCGACAGGATGGGGATGACCGGGTAGCCCGGGACCTTGAAGCCGCGCGGCAGGTCGGGGTGCGTGCGACGGAGCACGATGACGCCGATGCTCACCACGATGAACGCGATCAGGGTGCCGATCGAGACCAGGTCCCACAGCGAGTCCAGCGGCACGAAGCCCGCGAGGAGACCGACGACGATGGCCACGATGATCGTGTTGTTGACGGGCGTGCGCGTGCGCGGGTTGACCGTCGCGAACGTCTTCGGCAGGAGCCCGTCGCGACCGATGGCGAACAGGATGCGGGTCTGGCCGTACATCGTCACGAGCGTGACGGAGAAGATCGAGATGACGGCGCCGATCGCGAGGACGGTGCCGGGCCACGTGCTCCCGGTGACCATCTCGAGGATCCTGGCCAGACCGGCCTCGCCCTGCGACGGGTCCGAGAACGCCGTCCACGGCTGGGTGCCGAGGGCGGAGACGGCCACGAGCAGGTAGATGACGATGACGATGCCCAGCGCCGACAGCAGCGCGATCGGCAGGGCCTTCTGCGGGTTCTTGACCTCGTCCCCGGCCGTGGAGACGGCGTCCAACCCGATGAACGTGAAGAAGATCGCCCCGGCCGCCAGCGTGACGCCACCAGCCCCGTTCGGCATGAAGTCGGCGAAGTTGTCGGCGTTGAACGCCGTGAGGGCGATGACCGAGAAGAACACCAGGACGGCGAGCTTGATGAGCACCATGATCGCGTTGGCCCTGGCCGACTCGCTGGCCCCCCGGATCAGCAGGAACGCGCACATCGCGACGAGCACGACGGCGGGGAGGTTGATGACGCCGGCGGTCTCCGCGAACGGCCCCGCCTTGATCGCGTCGGGGACGGCCCACCCGGTGACGTTCTCGATGAGCAGGCTGAGGTAGTCGCTCCACCCGACGGCGACGGCCGCCGTCGAGACGCCGTACTCGAGCAGCAGACAGGCCGCGACCCCCATCGCGACCACCTCGCCGAGCGTGGCGTAGGCGTAGGAGTAGGTCGAGCCGGAGACCGGGACGGCCGAGGCCAGCTCGGCGTAGCAGAGGGCGGAGAGCCCGGCCGCGACCCCGGCGAGGAGGAAGGCGATCAGGACCGCCGGGCCGGCGTCGGGCACGGCCTCGTGCATCACGAAGAAGACGCCGGTGCCGACGGTGGCACCGACGCCGAACATGGTGAGCTGGAACGTCGTGATGTTGCGGGCGAGGCCCTCGGACGACGTCACCGTCGCCGAGGTGATCGGCTTCCGCCGGAAGAGCTGCTGCGCTGTGCTCATGGACTTCCCCTGATCGATGGCGGGTACCGCGTGGAGGCATTGTGGACCCCTCGCGTCGCGGGTGTATATCCCGACCGTGATCAGGGTCGACGGTGTGCCCCTCGGGTGATCGGCCGCCCCATGAGCCAGACGTAGGTCCCGACGGCGAGCACCACGCCGCCGAGGATCACCGCCCACCACGGGAACCGGGGCAGGTCCGACGGCGCCCCCTCGGCCTCGAGGTCGGCGATCGGCGTCGGGATCACGCGCTCGCCCGTGACGAGGATGCGCTGCGTGTTGATGCCCAGCGGCGTGCACGTGACGAGCGTGACGAGGTCCTCCCCCGCCACGGGGTAGAGGGTCTCGGTGTCGCTGGGTTCGACGACCTGCGTGGAGCGCACGCGGTAGGTCAGCACCTCGCCGAACACCTCGATCGTGAACGTGTCGCCCTCGACCACCCGGTCCAGGTTCGTGAAGAGCTCGGCCTCCGCGAGGCCGCGGTGCGCCGTGAGCACGGAGTGCGTGCTGGGGCCGCCGACAGGGAGGGCCGTGCCCTCGAGGTGGCCGACCCCCTCGAGCAGGACCTCGTCGCTCGTGCCGTGGTAGATCGGGAGGTCGACGTCGATCGCCGGGATCTTCACGCGCCCCATCGATCCCGTGGGGCCGGCGTTCAGCTGCTGGCGGTAGTCCATCTCGGGCTGCTCCGCGCCGTCCCCGACCGGGACGTTCCGGAACGAGCCGACGACAGCGCCGCCCGTGAGCAGCTCGTTGTAGCGGTGGGCGAGCGCGAGGGACTCCTCCCGACCGGTCGGGTCGAGCTGGCGGACCTGGTCGCCGTACTCGGCGAGCACCTGCGCCTGCTGGTACTGGTGCACCCAGGCCGAGCCCGTCGGGTACAGCACCGTGACCGTGCCGCCGAGGAAGAGCAGCGCGACGACGAACGGCAGCAGCGGCAACCGCCAGCGCCTGCGCGCTCCGCCGCTCGGCGCCGGCTCGTTCCCGCTCTCGACCATCACTCTCCTCGTGAACGACTGTGGCGGGACCCCTCGTGGGGTCCCGCCACAGTCTCGCCCCTGCCGCTGTCGCTGCCCGTCAGCGCCCGCCGGTGCTCACCGGTGGGCGTCGCGGACGTGGATCAGGCGTCCGTCCCGCGCTGACGACGACGGGCCGCGACGATCGCGACGCCGGTGCCGGTCGCGAGCAGGAGGCCACCGGCCACCAGCAGCGCGACGGTGCCCTGACCACCGGTGATCGGCAGGTCGATCGCGGGCTTCTGCGGGTTCCCGACGGTCAGGTTGACGACCGCGTCGCCGTCCACGACCTCGACGGCGAACGCCAGCGGGAGGTCGGGCGACAGGTCGTAGCCGACCGGCGCCGTCGCCTCGCGCAGCCAGTAGTCGCCGGCGGCGAGGCCGGCCACGGTGGCGACACCGGTCGGGTCGACGGAGGTGAACTCGGTGACGCCGTCGACGGAGATCGGGTTGGCGCCCGTCTCCGCGTCCGCCTCGGTGAGGTGGACCGTGAAGACGGCGCCGGCGAGGGTGTTGGTCAGGTCGCCGGCGGCGTGCTTGACGATCTCGACCGCGGCCCACTCGGTGATCGGCGTGTTGGTCGGGATCCCGTTGGTCCGGGCGGCGTCGTTGATGTACGCGGTCGCGGTGTTGGGGATCTCGCCGATGCCGCGGACGATCGTGTCGAACGTGACCGTGAGCACCTCGTTCTGCGCCGCTGTGAGCTGCGCGAGGTCGGTGATCTCGATGTCGAGCAGACCGCCGAGGCCGCCCGGGTGGGTGACGGTGAAGGCCGGCGAGGTGGCCGGCGTCGTGCTGATCGAGGTGGTGACCGAGCCGGGCACGAACTCGAGCCGCGGGTCCAGGGCGTCGGTGACCGCGACGTCGTCGAAGGTCGCGCCGGCGGCCAGCGCCGGGATGTCGACCGTGACGGTCCACGTCACGGTCGAGCCGAGACCGGAGGCGCTCGGGACGCCGGCCGTCTTCTCCGCCGAGGTGACGGAGTTCTTCGGGTAGACGTTGACCGCGGAGTTCCACTCGCCGGCGCCATCGGGGATCGGCACGGTGACCACGAACGGCGCCGCGGTGACGACGATGTTGGCCGGGCTGCCGTCGGGGAGCGTGGCCGCCGGGCTGGGGAGCTCGGTGACGAGGTACGCGCCGATCGGGAGCGTCTGGGTCGGCGTCGTGCCGCTGGCCGCCGAGGTGACCGTGGTGACGGTCGTGAGGCTGGCCCCGGGGATGGTGCTCGGGTCGGCACCGTAGGACGCGGCGAGGTCCCAGCCGACGTTCGTGGTGAGGTCGACGTCGGTGATCTCCTGGATCTGGAACTGCACGCCGCCGAGCGGGACCCAGCCGGCGGGCGGGGTGATCGGGCTGCCGTCGCCGGGCTCGGTGTTGGCCGGGGTGGGCTGCTGGAACTTGTGGATCGTGAGGGATCCGTCGGCGGTCGGCAGGTTGCCGGGCGCGGCGGCCGCGGGGGTCGTCAGCGCGACGGCCCCGAGCAGGACGAGGCCGACGGCCCCGAGGGCGGCGGCCGCGCGGCGGACGACGCCGCGCGGTGTGGATCGGTTCATGGTGGTGCTCCTCAGGAGTGCGGGGTTCGACAGCGGGGACTGGGGTGACGAGGTCGTTCGAGGACGGGCGGCGGGTCCGACCGCGCGGGGCCGGGGAGGTCTGCTCATGCCATGGCTCGCCTCCGACGTCGGACCCAGGCGGCACCCAGGAGCGCCGTCATCAGCACGAGGGCGCCCGCGATGCGGAAGGCGTCCGTGCTGGCTCCCCCGGTGATCGGAAGCTCGACCCCGGGGATGCGTTCGTTGACGAACCGGTAGACGGCGGTCTGCCCGGCCGCGGGGGCCGTGACGTCCGCCGAGGCGACCGGTTGCCAGGTGCCTCCGACGAGCTGCTCCAGCCCCACCTGGCGGTAGGCGAGCAGGCTGCCGGGATCGGCGAGGACCTCCGAGAGCGCGTAGCCGTGCCCGGGGCGGACCTCGAACGTGCTGGCCGGGTTGCCGCCGGGCAGCTGCTCGGCGCCGTCACGCGTCTCGATCGGGAGCGTGCCCGGACCGGCGAACGCCGCGGGGGTGGCCGTGACGTCCCAGGCACCGGCCGTGAACGGCGCGACAGGATCCACGACGTGCTTGAGCAGCGTGATGGTCGCCGTCGCGTTCGTGACGGTGCAGGTGGCCGACGTGGCCCGGGGCAGCGTGATCGTCCCTGACACGAGCGGGACGGCGGCGCCGGCGCCGTTGACGCAGGTCCAGCCGGTGCCGACGTAGGTCGCCGGACCGCCCGACTCCCCCAGCGCGTACGGGGAGCTCGGCGTGATCGGGACGGCGGTCGTCGCCGGGGTCCCGGTGACGCCCGTCGGGCCGGGGCGGTTCGCGGGGGCGCCGGCCGCCGTCAGCGTCCACGACGTCGGCGCCGCGCTGCCGAAGCTGACGGACTTCACCAGGGTCAGCAGGGCGGCGACGGGGTGCTGCGTGCACAGCGTGCCGCCGGGCGGACACGTCTCGGCGAGACCGGGCGGGCCGTCGGCCGTGCGCCGCAGGAAGTTGCGCAGCAGGCCGTCGCCGGTGCTCGCGAGCGGGCTGACCACGACGGCGTAGCTCACCGTCACCGTGCCGCCGGCGGACACCGTGCCGGTCACCGCGAGCTGGGTGGAGGTCGGCGTGAGGGGGGTCGGTGTCGCCGTGACGGCGGAGGGCGGCCCGGTCGAGGTGATCGTCGGGCCGGAGATGATGTCGGCGTCGTCCTGCACGCCGGCGAGGTGGTCGGTGAAGGCGATGGCCGTGGGCGCCGCGCCGAGGCTGCGGAACGCGAGCGAGTACGTCACCGTCTCCCCCGGCGCGACGACGGTCCCGGTCGCGGGGGACGCCGTCTTCACGGGGGCGACGATCCCGGAGGAGGTGCAGACCGATCCCGGCGCCCCGGGGGCGGTGCCGACGCAGTTCGCGAGCACCCCGTCACCGATGGCGGCGAGGGCGTTGATCTGGACCGTGTAACGCACGACGACGGGCGCCTGGAGGGGCGCCATCGCACCCGCGATGCGCAGGACCGGGCCGCCGCCGGCGGCGGGGTCGTAGGTCGCGACGACGCCGGCGTTCGCCGGGACCACCTGGACGCTCGCCGGGAGCACGGCGGCATCGTCGAGGATGCTCCGGCCCGTCGTCGGGTTGCCGAAGGTGTCGACCAGGGAGACGGGCACCGTGGCGGCGCCGGTCTGCGTGAGCGTGATCTCGTACGTCACCTGCGCCCCGGGCATCGGTGTGCCCACGAGCTGCTTGGCCAGGCTGAGCGACCCCGTCGGCGTGTTGACGATCACGCAGGTCCAGGACTGACCGGCGGTCACCGCGACGTCGAAGGTGCGGACAGCCCCGCTCGCCACGAGCGTCCCGCCGGCGTTGCGGCACTCGTAGCGCGAGGAGTAGTCCGCGAGCGTGAACGTCGACCCCGCCGCCATCGTCTCGGAGACGGAGTAGGTCGCCCCGGGCGTGACGGTCTGCGCCGCGATCTGCTGCACCTGGATGCCGTTGGCCGTCCCGGCGGTGGTGGCCGTCGCCACGGTCGTGGCCCCCTGCGCGAGTCGAAGCGCGAACTGGTCGGTCGGCGACCCGCGGCCGACGACGTCCTTCTGCACCGTGAGCGTGGTCGGGGTGATCGGATGGGCGGTGACGCAGGTCGCGGGGGCGGCGGCGCACGTGCCCGCGGCGCCCGTCGCGGCGACGCTGTTGGTCAGCGAACCACCCCCGACGTTGCGCACCGTGGCCGTGTAGGTGACGGTCACCGTGGCCCCGATCGCCAGCGGTCCGCTCCAGGTGATGCGGGGGGTCGGCGTGGCCGAGTAGGCGGCGGAGCCCCCGCCGGTCACCGTGGGTGTGCCGATGGTGGCACCACCGATCACGCCCGAGAGGTCGTCCACGAAGGCTGCCGGGTTGGCGGTCGTGTAGGCGACGTCGGCCGTGTTGCGGACCGTCACCGTGTACGTGACGGTGTCGCCCGGCAGGCGCGGGGTGCCCGAGGCGGGACTCGCGGTCTTGGCAACCGTGTAGTACTGCTCGCGGACGCACGACCCGGAGTCCTGCTTGCTGCCCATGCCGTAGATGCCGCCCGTGAAGGGGTTCGAGGGGCTGAGGGTGACGGCGGTCGTCGCGAGGGTGCTGGATCCGGCCGCGGTCGGGACGGAGGACAGCGGGAGCCGACGCACGGTGTTGTCGCTGAGACCGAGGATGATGTCGTTGCCGGACAGTGCGGCACCCCACACGGAACCGGCCACCAGACCGACACCCGTTCCCTGCCCGCCCGTGCTGGGGAAACGGACGACCTGGGTCCCACCGGTGACGGCGGCCAGCCCGATGACGGAGCCGTCCGGCAGGGTGAGGAAGTCACCGCCCGAGGTCCCGCCGCCCGGGAACGTCCCCCAGTTCTGCAACGTGATGGTGCCGGTCCCGGCCTGGGGGGCGAAGTAGATCTGCGAGCTGCCCGCAGCGCCCAGGAGGAAGCCGGGAGCCCCTGCTCGCACGAAGGCGCTGAGGCCGTTGATCGAGGCGACGGCGGGTGTCAGCGTCCGGGAGGAGCTGACGGTGACGCTGGTCGCTCCGGGTGTCAGGAAATCCAGGACGGGGGTGCTGCCGAACCGGACCCCGACGAGCTGGTCGCCCGACGACGTCCAGGCGAGGTCGCCGTAGACCGTGGTGAGTGCGAGGTCGCGCAGCACGGTGCCGGTGGGGGTGAGCTCGACCAGTCGCGTCTGGGAGTTCGCCCACACGTTCGCCGGGGCGCACTGGGCGACGGTCACCGTGAGGGTCGCGGCGGGGGCGGGGACGAGCGCCGTCGCGATGTTCGCCGGGCCGTTCGTGTACGTCCCCGTGAGCGGGGCGGTCACCCGCACGGTGACGGTGCACGAGACCTGCCCGGCCGCGAGGTCGCCCCCGGCCAGCGCTACTGTGCCGCTCCCGACCGCAGCCGTGACGGTGCCGTTGCCGCAGGTCGACGTCGCCGCCGCCGGGTTGGCGACCACCAGCCCGGTGGGGAGGGTGTTGGTGAAGGCGAAGTCGTTCTTGGCGGCCAGCTCGGTCGTGTTCGTCACGGTGTAGGTCAGGGTCGAGGCACCGACGTTCGTGACGGAGGTGGGCGAGAACGACGTGTCGAGGCTCGGAGTCGCATCGAGCACGCGCACGTTGTCGAAGCCGGCCGGGGTGACTCCGGCGCTGCCGACGGTGGAGACCAGGCGGAGGTTCGCGTTCGCGGCCGTGACGGCGGCGGCCGGTGTGGTCGTCATCTGCTTGCCGCTCACGGTCATCGCGGAGCTGAGCCCGACAGCCACGGGGCGGGTTGCCGAGATGGTCCGGTCCGGGTTCGAGCAGCCCTCCAGCGTCGCGCCGACGTTCGCCCAGGCGCCGGTGGCACCGGGCTGCGCCTGGAACTGGAAGGTCGGCTGGGTGCCGAGCCCCAGCAGCGGGCAGTCGCCGACGACCGTGTCGACGCCGTAGGTGTAGTAGCGCCCCGTCGTCAGCGCGACCGGGGTGGTGGTCTGGAGCACGACGCCGGACGCGTTCGTCCCCAGGACGCCGCAGCTCAGCGGCGTGTCGAGCCCGGTCGCCGTCACCAGGTTGCACTCGCGCTGGCTCGAGACGATGTGCTCGCCGTCGCCCCGGCCCGTCAGGACCCCCATGGCCCGGGCGAGCGTCCGGGCCTCGTTGTAGCTCTGCACGCTTGCAGCCGTGCTGCAGCGGTTCGCGTTCGACGGCGTCGACGCCCACGTCGGCGTACCACCGTTCGCCGTGGCGGTCCCGTTGTTGAAACCGACCACGATGCCGTTGCAGCGGGCGGCGTCGATCCACTCCGCCGAGCCGGTGTAGGTACGACCTCCGGCACCCGTGTACTGGACGCCGGCGCCGTGCACCGTGCCGAAGACCTTGGCTCCCCCTGCCGCCTGGGTCATGCCGTTCTCGAAGTCCTCGAGGAAGACGGCCGTCGCCGGCTCGGGGAGGTCCGCGGCCATGGGGGAGATCGCGGCGCCGGGCGTGGTCCGGGCGATGCGCCCGGCGACCGGCGGCGCGTTCTCGGAGGTGGACTCGGGTGCGCTCCGGACGGCGTCCAGTGCCGGTGTCGCGGGTGGCGCCGGGTCGGGTTCGTTCGGCTCGAGGGCCCCGGGTTCAGGGTCGGCGGGTCCGGAGATCGACGGGTCGGAGGGTCCCTCGTCCGTCGAGGCGGTGCCGGTGGACGGCGCTGCGGCCCCCGGCGTCACCTCCGGCGCGGCCGACACCGTGGGAGCCAGCCCGAGGCCCAGGACGGCCGCCGTCACCACGGCGGCGGCTCGCCGTACGGCGGCCGCTCGTCGACCGTGCGGTCGGGAACGTCTCACGAGGTCTGAACTCCGGGCCGGGGAACTGCCGGCGAGGCTCTGCCGTCGGCGGGTCACGAACCTCGCGGAGCAGCAGTGGCGGACCCTCATCCGACATCGAGCTGGCAGCCGGGAACGAGCCCGGCAGTGTTCAGACTAGGTGCGGTTCCGATCAAGGGCGACCGCACGAGGGGAGTCGATACCCAAACGTGATCTGAGGATCGTCCTCAGTCCAGGTGCGCCGGCAGCCCGAGCGTCGCGAACACGTCCGCGCCGAGGAACACCGTCTCCTCCACGACGACGTCGTCGCGCACCACGAGGGCGTGCACGCCCCACGGGAAGTGACCGCCGGCCGGGTCCTTGCGGTACTGGGCGAACCCGGGGCCACCGTTGACCTCGACAGGGATCAGTCGCGATCCGAGGCACTCGTGACCGGGGCCGGCCATCCAGGCCACGACGTCGTCCCGCCCGGCGAGGTACAGCGAGAACGGCGGCATCGACATCACGGCGTCCTCGGCGAGCATCGTCGCGAGAGCCTCCATGTCGTACCGCTCGAATGCCGCGACGTACCGGGCCACGACGGCCTCCTCGACGGCGCGCTCGGCGTTCGGTCGCGCCGCCTTCGAGCCGTCCTGGACCGACTTCATCGTCTCGCGGGCGCGCTGGAGCTGGCTGTTCGCCGCAGCGACGGAGATCTCCAGCAGCTCCGCCACCTCGGCGGCCCGCCACGCGAGCACGTCGCGCAGGATGAGCACCGCGCGCTGGGAGGCGGGCAGGTTCTGGAGCGCGGCCACGAACGCGAGCCGCACGCTCTCCCTGCTGACGACGACGTCGGCCGGGTCGGCGATCATGGCGTCCAGCACGGGCTCGACGAACGAGCTCGCCGGCAGCGGCTGGCCGAGCGAGGAGGCCACCGGGGGCGACGCCTCGGACTCGAGGTCGACGGGCAGGGCACGCCGCTTGCGCGCGGCGATCTCGTCGAGGCACACGTTCGTCACGATCCGGTACATCCACGTCCGCACGCTGCTGCGGCCGTCGAACTTGTCGGCGGCCTTCCACGCGCGTACGAGCGCGTTCTGCACGGCGTCGTCCGCGTCGGAGACCGAGGCGAGCATCCGGTAGGCGAAGCCGCGGAGCTCACCGCGCAACCGCTCGGCCTGGTCGAGGACGTCGTCGGACAGAGCGGTGGGGACGGTGGTGGGGTCAGCCTGAACAGCCATACCCCACTGGATACCACCCGGCCCCGACATCGCACCAGGGCATCTCCGTACAACGTGCGGGAAACAGCGCCACCCACGCCGAGATCGATCCCTCCGCACCGACGGCGATGCCGACCCGATCGCCGTCGCGACGGAAGGATCGCCGTCGCGAGGCGGTGGAGTGTCAGCGGCCGCGGATGCGGTCGATCTCGCGGCGCTCCCGCTTCGTCGGGCGGCCGGCGCCGCGGTCGCGCACCCCGGCGGGTGCGACGAACTCGCGCGGCGGGGGCGGCGGGGAGTGGTCGAGGTAGCAGCGCTGCGCCTCCGGTGCGCCGACGCGCTTGACGATCACCCCGGTGACCTCGAGGACCCGCAGGCGGTCGCCGACCCGCGCCGTCACGGTCGAGCCCACGCTGATCGTCGTGGCCGGCTTCGCCTTCTGACCGTCGACCTCGACGAGGCCGCCCGAGCACGCCTTGGCCGCACCGGAGCGCGACTTGAACATCCGGACGGCCCACAGCCACGAGTCGACGCGGGCGGCTGCGGGCATCTTCCGATGGTACGCACGCAGAATGCCCGTGACCGGACCGGGCTCCGCCGTCATCATCGTCGGCATGACGCTCCCCGACGACATCACCGTCGTCCCGCTCCCCCACCCCGCCGACCCCTGGCTCGTCGAGGGCATGGTCCAGGTGACGCGCGAGGCGATGCTCGCGGACGCGGGCGACGACGACGGCGCCCCCACCGTGCGCGAGCTGGCTGAGCTGGTGCTCCCCACCGCCTACCGACGGCGCCCGACCGTCGTCGCGCTCGACGGCCGCGCCGGGGAGCGGCCGAGCGCCGTCGTCGGGCACGGGTACGCCTCGCTCCCCCTCACCGACAACCTCCACCTCGCCCTCGTGGGCGTCGCCGTTCGGCCCGCCCACCGCCGTCGCGGGATCGGGGCGGCGCTGTGGGAGCAGGTGCTCGCGACCGTGCGCGCCGAGGGGCGCACCACCTGCCTCGCCGCGACCGAGCACCCCGCCGACGTCCCCGCCGACCCGGCGCTGCGGGTCGAGGCCGCGACCGGTAGCGGCGTCGTCGGGGTCGACGCCGCCACGCGCTTCCTGCAGGCGCGCGGGTTCGCGCTGGCCCAGGTCGAGCGACGCTCGCGGCTGGAGGTGCCGATGGGGCCCGACGACGCCGAGCGCCTCGCGGCGATGGTGGCCGCCGGCCGCGAGCGGCAGGTGGGCTACGACGTCGTGAGCTGGCACGGACGCGTGCCCGACCGGTGGCTGGGCGACGTCGCCGAGCTGTTCCGGCGGATGAGCACGGACGTGCCGCTCGGGGAGCTGGACCACGTCGAGGAGGTGTGGGACGCCGCGCGCGTGCGGACGGCCTTCGACGAGCACGCGGCGCGCGGCCTCGTGCCGTGGGTGTCGGCGATCCGGCACGTGGCCACGGACACGCTCGTCGCGTTCACGGTGCTGCTGGTGCCGGACGAGCGGCCGGAGATCGCCTACCAGGAGGACACGATCGTGATGGTCGAGCACCGCGGGCGGCGGCTCGGGGCGTGGGTGAAGCAGGCGAACTACCTGAACCTCACGGCGGGGGATCCCGCGTGCGGCGGCTGCTGACCTGGAACGCCGAGGAGAACGACCACATGCTCGCGATCAACGTCGCGATGGGGTTCGCCCCGGCCGGCGCCGAGGGTGAGTGGCAGCGGGTGCTGGAGGGCTGAGGGCCCGCGCAACCTGGCGGAGCCCGTCTCACCATGTGGACCAATAGGGCGATGGGCTGGTGCGGGGCGGGGTCGGGGTGATCCTGGAGGCCGACACCTCCACCCCCCGGTGTCGTCGTCGCGCCCGGAAGAAGGTCCCCGTGTCATCCACGTCCGCCCCCGCAACCACCTCCTCCACCCGCAGGAGGCTGCGGTTCCCCTCGTTCGGGGCCCAGATCGTCATCGCGCTCGTGCTCGGTGTCGCGCTCGGCTTCGTCGCCCGCCAGATGGGTCCCGTCGACGCCGACGCTCCCAACTGGCTCACCGACGTCCTCGCGACGATCGGCTCCTCCTTCGTCGGCCTGCTGCGCGCCATCGTGCCGCCGCTCGTCTTCCTCGCGATCGTCGCCTCCATCGCCAACCTGCGACAGGTGAAGAACGCCGCGCGCCTGGCCGGCCAGACGCTGCTGTGGTTCGCGATCACCGCCCTGATCTCGGTCGCGATCGGCATCACGCTCGGCCTCGTGCTGCAGCCCGGCTCGCGCACCAGCATCAGCGCCGACGCCGCCGCCGACCCCGGCCGGAG
This window harbors:
- a CDS encoding universal stress protein: MTVLIAYSPEKGGRSALAFGAVLAQARGEDVELVHVVVRTWHASPGNGDAEFRQWAAESADEATRTGVAELATLAPGVAVRTHHVESRSIAGAILDAVENLEPCVVVLGSGQDGALGQVTLGATANKIAHSSTVPVVVAPRGYRTVPLRRLVAAWSEADEPELLTEIATFGRASGLAVEAVTFGRYTDGMYPPEVGLEAEDEVFAAWSDEALGALRACAPAAGLDPNEDVAVAAGPDWRSAVDAVDWEPGDLLAMGSHGGGVIRRVFLGSTAAKIMRHSPVPVVVFPG
- a CDS encoding amino acid permease, producing MSTAQQLFRRKPITSATVTSSEGLARNITTFQLTMFGVGATVGTGVFFVMHEAVPDAGPAVLIAFLLAGVAAGLSALCYAELASAVPVSGSTYSYAYATLGEVVAMGVAACLLLEYGVSTAAVAVGWSDYLSLLIENVTGWAVPDAIKAGPFAETAGVINLPAVVLVAMCAFLLIRGASESARANAIMVLIKLAVLVFFSVIALTAFNADNFADFMPNGAGGVTLAAGAIFFTFIGLDAVSTAGDEVKNPQKALPIALLSALGIVIVIYLLVAVSALGTQPWTAFSDPSQGEAGLARILEMVTGSTWPGTVLAIGAVISIFSVTLVTMYGQTRILFAIGRDGLLPKTFATVNPRTRTPVNNTIIVAIVVGLLAGFVPLDSLWDLVSIGTLIAFIVVSIGVIVLRRTHPDLPRGFKVPGYPVIPILSIIACVYILSGLHWYTYLWFLAWLSVVLAFYFLWGRKHSRLNTLLAADGTLIEGAGTLASEEDGFDSELDGKGH
- a CDS encoding class C sortase, with protein sequence MVESGNEPAPSGGARRRWRLPLLPFVVALLFLGGTVTVLYPTGSAWVHQYQQAQVLAEYGDQVRQLDPTGREESLALAHRYNELLTGGAVVGSFRNVPVGDGAEQPEMDYRQQLNAGPTGSMGRVKIPAIDVDLPIYHGTSDEVLLEGVGHLEGTALPVGGPSTHSVLTAHRGLAEAELFTNLDRVVEGDTFTIEVFGEVLTYRVRSTQVVEPSDTETLYPVAGEDLVTLVTCTPLGINTQRILVTGERVIPTPIADLEAEGAPSDLPRFPWWAVILGGVVLAVGTYVWLMGRPITRGAHRRP
- a CDS encoding SpaH/EbpB family LPXTG-anchored major pilin, with protein sequence MNRSTPRGVVRRAAAALGAVGLVLLGAVALTTPAAAAPGNLPTADGSLTIHKFQQPTPANTEPGDGSPITPPAGWVPLGGVQFQIQEITDVDLTTNVGWDLAASYGADPSTIPGASLTTVTTVTSAASGTTPTQTLPIGAYLVTELPSPAATLPDGSPANIVVTAAPFVVTVPIPDGAGEWNSAVNVYPKNSVTSAEKTAGVPSASGLGSTVTWTVTVDIPALAAGATFDDVAVTDALDPRLEFVPGSVTTSISTTPATSPAFTVTHPGGLGGLLDIEITDLAQLTAAQNEVLTVTFDTIVRGIGEIPNTATAYINDAARTNGIPTNTPITEWAAVEIVKHAAGDLTNTLAGAVFTVHLTEADAETGANPISVDGVTEFTSVDPTGVATVAGLAAGDYWLREATAPVGYDLSPDLPLAFAVEVVDGDAVVNLTVGNPQKPAIDLPITGGQGTVALLVAGGLLLATGTGVAIVAARRRQRGTDA